TACGGTGCTGCGCTGTGGAGGTTGTTCAAGCCCACCTCTGCAAGTGCTGCAGCACCGAGCCGACCATCGTTGGCGCTATCGTCGATGAGTTTGTCAGAGCACTTCACGACAAGACCAAGCCGTAGCCTCATCGTCCGAGATCAACCGTAAGCTCCAGCAGGTCAGCTCGGTGGCCATGCACGAGTGTCGACAATGTCGCCCTGTCAAGCTCACTGAGAAATGCCTCCCTCGCGCTGTGAAGAACCGCAGCAAGTCCGCAGGAATCCTCGATGCGGCATCCTCCTGAAGTGCGAAAGCACTCCACTAGATCCATGTCTGGCTCAATTGCGCGAACCACATCGCCCACCACAAGC
Above is a genomic segment from Phycisphaeraceae bacterium containing:
- a CDS encoding Rrf2 family transcriptional regulator; protein product: MRLAERTDYALRVLMLLTARQERLTVAEMARWLNVSAHHLTKVVQALQDEGWVWTSRGRGGGVELAADPSTLVVGDVVRAIEPDMDLVECFRTSGGCRIEDSCGLAAVLHSAREAFLSELDRATLSTLVHGHRADLLELTVDLGR